In the Nicotiana tabacum cultivar K326 chromosome 16, ASM71507v2, whole genome shotgun sequence genome, one interval contains:
- the LOC107826599 gene encoding uncharacterized protein LOC107826599 translates to MFKVIVKSSNLCLQDEVYSVVKLTDDDHLVQNYSPAPPSYAFTDPDCNTDQGVDGEKECESSTEDNKLIDIANTPAKVGIPNAATVVEEDPNAQLSGNKIKRVFKKKKT, encoded by the exons ATGTTTAAGGTTATTGTCAAGAGCTCGAACCTTTGTTTGCAAGATGAAGTTTATAGTGTTGTTAAGCTTACCGATGATGACCACCTGGTACAGAATTATAGTCCTGCTCCACCTTCATATGCCTTCACC GACCCTGACTGCAATACTGATCAAGGCGTAGATGGAGAGAAGGAATGCGAG AGCTCTACCGAAGATAACAAGTTGATCGATATTGCAAACACACCTGCCAAGGTAGGTATACCTAATGCCGCAACAGTGGTTGAAGAAGATCCGAATGCACAATTGTCTGGAAATAAGATCAAAAGAGTatttaagaagaagaaaacataA